In a genomic window of Comamonadaceae bacterium OTU4NAUVB1:
- a CDS encoding GNAT family N-acetyltransferase, translated as MSTTIRLAVEQDVDDLVAMGRDMHAESPRFRTMGFSETKVRRLLTMLQGTSPGLRGCMFVAERDGTLIGMALAILDQHLFHDERFVTDLVVFIKPTHRPSRAFPRLIQAIESWSIEQGAASVILGVSTGVHVEQTLEMYGRMGYASAGCTLSKTLAGD; from the coding sequence ATGTCCACCACCATCCGCCTCGCCGTTGAGCAGGACGTCGACGACCTCGTTGCAATGGGCCGCGATATGCACGCCGAGAGCCCGCGATTCCGGACCATGGGTTTTTCAGAAACCAAGGTGCGCCGCCTGCTCACGATGCTGCAAGGTACCTCGCCCGGCCTGCGCGGCTGCATGTTCGTCGCCGAGCGCGACGGCACCCTGATCGGCATGGCTCTCGCAATCCTGGATCAGCACCTCTTTCACGATGAGCGATTCGTCACCGACTTGGTGGTGTTCATCAAGCCCACGCACCGACCGAGCCGGGCCTTTCCCAGGCTCATCCAGGCGATTGAGTCATGGTCGATCGAGCAAGGCGCCGCCTCCGTGATCCTAGGCGTCAGCACCGGCGTGCACGTCGAGCAGACCCTCGAGATGTACGGCCGCATGGGCTATGCCAGTGCCGGCTGCACCCTGTCCAAGACGCTTGCAGGAGATTGA
- a CDS encoding CitMHS family transporter gives MLTALAYAMILVFMALIMTKRLSAMVALIMVPIVFGLIGGFGMGLGPMMLDGIKKLAPTGVMLMFAILYFGIMIDAGLFDPAVRWILKLVGNDPTKIVMGTFVLATCVSLDGDGSTTYMITCAAMLPLYRRLGISRLVLTCVVMMAGGNMNILPWGGPTARAASALGVDVGQLFVPMILPMVITGAWGLAVAFWLGRREKRRLGTIDFSRMHDAPGDDGIAVSSVARPGLIWVNLALTVGLMVLLIMGVFPLQVLFMVAAAIALMINYPRLEQQKERLEAHAANIVPVVALIFAAGIFVGILSGTKMVDAIAASVISGLPNWLEPYLAVVTAVLSVPFTFFISNDAFYFGILPILAKAGAVHGFTAAEIGRASLIGQQVHLLSPLVASTYLLVGLAKVEFGDHQRFTLLWAMSSAVVMLATTLLLGVIPLVRFG, from the coding sequence ATGCTGACTGCACTCGCTTACGCCATGATCCTCGTGTTCATGGCGCTGATCATGACCAAGCGCCTGTCGGCCATGGTGGCGCTGATCATGGTGCCCATCGTCTTCGGCCTGATCGGCGGATTCGGCATGGGGCTGGGTCCGATGATGCTCGACGGCATCAAGAAGCTCGCGCCCACGGGCGTGATGCTGATGTTCGCGATCCTGTACTTCGGCATCATGATCGATGCCGGGCTGTTCGATCCGGCGGTGCGCTGGATCCTGAAGCTGGTGGGCAACGATCCGACCAAGATCGTCATGGGCACCTTCGTGCTGGCCACCTGCGTCTCGCTCGACGGCGACGGCTCCACCACCTACATGATCACCTGCGCGGCCATGCTGCCGCTCTACCGCCGGCTGGGCATCAGCCGGCTCGTGCTGACCTGCGTGGTCATGATGGCCGGCGGCAACATGAACATCCTGCCCTGGGGCGGGCCGACCGCGCGCGCGGCCAGCGCCCTGGGCGTGGACGTGGGCCAGCTGTTCGTGCCGATGATCCTGCCCATGGTCATCACCGGCGCCTGGGGTCTGGCGGTGGCGTTCTGGCTGGGCCGGCGCGAGAAGCGCCGCCTGGGCACCATCGATTTCTCCAGGATGCACGACGCCCCGGGCGACGACGGGATCGCCGTGTCCTCCGTGGCGCGGCCCGGCCTGATCTGGGTCAACCTGGCCCTGACGGTCGGACTGATGGTGCTGCTGATCATGGGCGTCTTCCCGCTGCAGGTGCTGTTCATGGTGGCCGCGGCGATCGCATTGATGATCAACTACCCGCGCCTGGAGCAGCAGAAGGAGCGTCTCGAGGCGCACGCGGCCAACATCGTGCCGGTGGTGGCGCTGATCTTCGCGGCCGGCATCTTCGTGGGCATCCTGTCGGGCACCAAGATGGTCGACGCGATCGCGGCGAGCGTGATCTCCGGCCTGCCCAACTGGCTGGAGCCCTACCTGGCGGTGGTGACGGCGGTCCTGAGCGTGCCGTTCACCTTCTTCATCTCGAACGACGCGTTCTATTTCGGCATCCTGCCGATCCTGGCCAAGGCCGGGGCGGTGCATGGCTTCACGGCCGCCGAGATCGGCCGCGCCTCGCTCATCGGCCAGCAGGTGCACCTGCTGAGTCCGCTGGTCGCCTCGACCTACCTGCTGGTGGGGCTGGCCAAGGTGGAGTTCGGCGACCACCAGCGTTTCACGCTGCTGTGGGCGATGTCCTCGGCCGTGGTCATGCTGGCCACCACGCTGCTGCTCGGCGTGATCCCGCTGGTGCGATTCGGCTGA
- the katG gene encoding catalase/peroxidase HPI, with translation MEKDKNEAKCPFSQASGAGRTNRDWWPEQLRLDLLHQHSSKSNPMGGDFDYAEAFKRLDLAAVKADLAALMTDSQDWWPADFGHYGPLFVRMAWHSAGTYRIGDGRGGAGRGQQRFAPLNSWPDNVSLDKARRLLWPIKQKYGNQISWADLLILTGNVALETMGFKTFGFAGGRADVWEPDQDVYWGREDKWLGGDKRYSRGSPGVEGHGVIDKDDDSEVTHSRDLENPLAAVQMGLIYVNPEGPDGKPDPVASAIDIRDTFGRMAMGDEETVALIAGGHTFGKTHGAGPSENVAHEPEAAGIEAQGFGWHNRFGTGKGGDTITSGLEVTWTSKPTQWTNEYFENLFKFEWELTKSPAGAHQWIAKDGAGAGTIPHAHDPNKKLAPTMLTSDIALRADPVYEKISRRFLENPDQFADAFARAWFKLTHRDMGPRVRYLGPEVPAEELIWQDPIPAVDHPLVDAGDVATLKDKVLASGLSVSELVSTAWSSASTFRGSDKRGGANGARIRLAPQKDWAVNQPAQLSKVLRTLEGILDEFNAASSGGKRVSLADLIVLAGNAGVEKAARDAGREVEVPFAPGRADASQAQTDVESFVPLEPAADGFRNYAKADFSVPAEVLLVDRAQLLTLTAPEMTVLVGGLRVLGANAGDAKHGVLTHKPGTLTNDFFVNLLDMGTEWKAIAGRHQQYEGCDRKTGEARWTGTRADLVFGSNAILRAVAEVYASADGQQKFVDDFVAAWTKVMNLDRFDLV, from the coding sequence ATGGAAAAAGACAAGAACGAAGCGAAGTGTCCCTTCAGCCAGGCATCGGGTGCCGGCAGAACCAACCGAGACTGGTGGCCCGAGCAATTGCGCCTGGACCTGCTGCATCAACACTCGTCCAAGTCCAACCCCATGGGCGGGGACTTCGACTACGCGGAAGCCTTCAAGCGTCTCGACCTCGCGGCCGTGAAAGCCGACCTCGCGGCCCTGATGACCGATTCGCAGGACTGGTGGCCGGCCGACTTCGGCCACTACGGGCCGCTGTTCGTCCGCATGGCGTGGCACAGCGCCGGCACCTACCGCATCGGCGATGGGCGGGGTGGCGCCGGCCGCGGCCAGCAGCGCTTCGCGCCGCTCAACAGCTGGCCGGACAACGTGAGCCTGGACAAGGCCCGTCGCCTGCTCTGGCCGATCAAGCAGAAGTACGGCAACCAGATCTCCTGGGCCGACCTGCTGATCCTGACGGGCAACGTCGCGCTCGAGACGATGGGCTTCAAGACCTTCGGCTTCGCCGGCGGCCGTGCCGACGTGTGGGAGCCCGACCAGGACGTGTACTGGGGCCGCGAGGACAAGTGGCTCGGCGGCGACAAGCGCTATTCGCGCGGCTCGCCGGGCGTCGAGGGCCACGGCGTCATCGACAAGGACGACGACAGCGAGGTGACCCACTCCCGCGATCTGGAGAATCCCCTGGCCGCCGTGCAGATGGGCCTGATCTACGTCAATCCCGAAGGCCCGGACGGCAAGCCCGACCCGGTCGCCTCGGCCATCGACATCCGTGACACCTTCGGGCGCATGGCCATGGGCGACGAGGAGACCGTGGCGCTGATCGCGGGCGGCCACACCTTCGGCAAGACCCACGGCGCCGGCCCGTCCGAGAACGTGGCGCACGAGCCCGAGGCGGCCGGCATCGAGGCGCAGGGCTTCGGCTGGCACAACCGCTTCGGCACCGGCAAGGGCGGCGACACCATCACCAGCGGCCTGGAAGTCACCTGGACCAGCAAGCCGACGCAGTGGACCAACGAGTACTTCGAGAACCTGTTCAAGTTCGAGTGGGAGCTGACCAAGAGCCCGGCTGGCGCGCACCAGTGGATCGCCAAGGACGGCGCCGGTGCCGGCACCATCCCGCATGCGCACGACCCGAACAAGAAGCTCGCGCCGACCATGCTGACTTCCGACATCGCGCTGCGCGCCGACCCGGTCTACGAGAAGATCTCGCGCCGCTTCCTGGAAAATCCCGACCAGTTCGCCGACGCCTTCGCGCGTGCCTGGTTCAAGCTCACGCACCGCGACATGGGACCACGCGTGCGCTACTTGGGCCCGGAAGTGCCGGCCGAGGAACTCATCTGGCAGGACCCGATCCCTGCGGTGGACCATCCGCTGGTGGATGCGGGCGACGTCGCGACGCTCAAGGACAAGGTGCTGGCGTCGGGTCTGAGCGTGTCCGAACTGGTGTCGACCGCCTGGTCATCGGCCTCCACCTTCCGCGGTTCCGACAAGCGCGGCGGCGCCAATGGCGCGCGCATCCGCTTGGCACCGCAGAAGGACTGGGCCGTCAACCAGCCGGCGCAACTGTCGAAGGTGCTGCGGACGCTCGAAGGCATCCTTGACGAGTTCAACGCCGCGTCTTCAGGCGGCAAGCGGGTGTCGCTGGCCGATCTGATCGTGCTCGCGGGCAATGCCGGGGTCGAGAAGGCCGCGCGCGACGCCGGCCGCGAGGTCGAGGTGCCGTTCGCGCCCGGGCGCGCCGATGCGTCGCAGGCCCAGACCGACGTCGAGTCCTTCGTGCCGCTGGAGCCGGCCGCCGATGGCTTCCGCAACTACGCGAAGGCGGATTTCAGCGTGCCCGCGGAAGTGCTGCTGGTCGACAGGGCGCAGCTGCTGACGCTGACCGCGCCGGAGATGACCGTGCTCGTGGGCGGCCTGCGCGTGCTCGGCGCCAATGCCGGCGACGCAAAGCATGGCGTCCTCACGCACAAGCCGGGCACGCTGACCAACGATTTCTTCGTCAACCTGCTCGACATGGGCACAGAATGGAAGGCGATCGCGGGCCGTCATCAGCAGTACGAGGGCTGCGACCGAAAGACCGGCGAAGCCCGCTGGACCGGCACGCGCGCCGATCTGGTCTTCGGCTCGAACGCGATCCTGCGCGCCGTCGCCGAGGTCTATGCCAGCGCCGATGGCCAGCAGAAATTCGTCGACGATTTCGTCGCGGCCTGGACCAAGGTCATGAACCTGGATCGTTTCGACCTCGTCTGA
- a CDS encoding ABC transporter substrate-binding protein has translation MNKRMSGDSMGGTTRRAAVGGLVALGVSPFAAAQHNAQRTDELLDFAPRGRPPAGYEPAYAAIVRAAEDEGRLVIYSTTDLAVVQPLIDDFRSLYPRIAVEYEDLTSTELHHRFVAETQLGRDSADVLWSSAMDLQVSLVEQDHALAYASPEGASLPDWARLRDQAWATTFEPIVMAYNKKLVPRPPRTHADLAALLERTPALKGKVITYDVEKSGLGFLLAAQDARATPAFWDVARALGRADVRFAATTSTMLGRVASGREAIAYNVLGAYALAQARRNPDIGVVFPEDYTLVLSRLQLIARRAARPNAARLWLDHTLSQRGQTLIERQGIYAMRADVKGAATAAQLSRQLGATLRPIQPDADLTHDLQPDAYRAFIRRWRDALGQPLRRAA, from the coding sequence ATGAACAAGCGCATGTCCGGGGACTCGATGGGCGGGACCACGCGCCGTGCCGCGGTCGGGGGCCTCGTCGCCCTGGGGGTGAGCCCGTTCGCGGCCGCGCAGCACAACGCGCAGCGCACCGACGAACTGCTCGACTTCGCGCCACGCGGCCGCCCGCCGGCGGGCTACGAACCGGCCTACGCCGCCATCGTGCGCGCGGCCGAGGACGAGGGGCGCCTGGTCATCTACTCGACCACCGACCTCGCCGTCGTCCAGCCGCTGATCGATGATTTCCGCTCGCTCTATCCGCGCATCGCGGTGGAGTACGAGGACCTCACCAGCACCGAACTGCACCACCGCTTCGTCGCCGAGACCCAGCTCGGGCGCGACAGCGCGGACGTGCTGTGGAGCTCGGCCATGGACCTGCAGGTCAGCCTGGTCGAACAGGATCACGCGCTGGCGTACGCGTCGCCCGAGGGTGCGAGCCTGCCGGACTGGGCGCGGTTGCGCGACCAGGCCTGGGCCACGACCTTCGAGCCGATCGTCATGGCCTACAACAAGAAACTGGTGCCGCGTCCGCCCCGCACGCATGCCGACCTGGCGGCGCTGCTGGAGCGCACGCCGGCGCTCAAGGGCAAGGTGATCACGTACGACGTGGAGAAATCCGGCCTCGGGTTTCTGCTGGCGGCGCAGGACGCGCGCGCGACCCCGGCCTTCTGGGACGTGGCGCGCGCCCTGGGCCGCGCCGACGTGCGTTTCGCCGCGACCACCTCGACGATGCTGGGCCGGGTGGCCAGCGGCCGCGAAGCCATCGCCTACAACGTGCTCGGTGCCTACGCGCTGGCGCAGGCACGGCGCAATCCGGACATCGGCGTGGTGTTTCCCGAGGACTACACGCTGGTGCTCTCGCGGCTGCAGTTGATCGCCCGGCGCGCCGCGCGGCCGAACGCGGCGCGGCTGTGGCTCGACCATACGCTGTCGCAGCGCGGCCAGACCCTGATCGAGCGCCAGGGCATCTACGCCATGCGCGCCGACGTGAAGGGCGCGGCCACGGCGGCGCAGCTGTCACGTCAACTCGGCGCGACGCTGCGGCCGATCCAGCCGGATGCCGATCTGACGCACGACTTGCAGCCCGACGCCTACCGCGCGTTCATCCGGCGCTGGCGCGACGCCCTGGGACAGCCGCTGCGCCGCGCGGCCTGA
- a CDS encoding Abi family protein: MVVLKPHLSRPNQVDRLAERGLEIRDRAQALAALQRFGYYRLSGYFYPLRKTKPRGEQGRLDEFVDGATFDLIVALAEFDKALRVHVMHAVETIEVAFRVAIAYKLGPLAPDAHLQSAFLDGRFVEKPSYDRPSKHDEWIVRYQKLCTQSKEDFVKHHKDRYGGQMPIWVAIELWDFGLLSRFYEGMKPRDQGSIASAFGPVDGRMIASWLRNISFVRNVVAHHGRLWNRTNPSTLVLPKGDRVPYLSGLGDGPRGKLYETLACMRFLLRTIQPHSEWHTYLKRQINTFPASDLVSLEAAGFPTDWQTRPLWN, from the coding sequence ATGGTAGTGCTGAAGCCTCATCTATCCCGTCCGAACCAAGTTGATCGCCTTGCCGAGCGTGGTCTAGAAATCAGAGACAGGGCTCAAGCCCTGGCTGCACTTCAAAGATTTGGTTACTACAGGCTATCAGGATACTTTTATCCATTGAGGAAAACTAAGCCTCGTGGTGAGCAAGGACGCCTTGATGAGTTTGTGGATGGAGCAACCTTCGATCTCATCGTTGCCTTGGCAGAGTTCGACAAGGCGCTCCGTGTTCATGTCATGCATGCGGTTGAAACGATTGAAGTTGCGTTTCGTGTGGCCATTGCATACAAACTGGGCCCGCTAGCACCAGATGCTCACTTGCAGTCTGCGTTTCTGGATGGTCGATTCGTCGAGAAACCTTCATACGACCGACCTTCGAAGCATGACGAGTGGATCGTCCGCTATCAGAAGCTATGCACGCAGTCCAAGGAGGACTTCGTCAAGCATCACAAGGACAGGTATGGCGGCCAGATGCCTATCTGGGTGGCGATCGAGTTGTGGGACTTCGGCCTACTTTCTCGGTTTTACGAAGGGATGAAACCTCGAGATCAAGGCAGCATCGCTAGCGCTTTCGGCCCTGTCGACGGCAGGATGATTGCCTCATGGCTTCGAAACATCTCCTTCGTGCGAAACGTGGTCGCCCATCACGGTCGGCTTTGGAACCGCACCAATCCCTCAACCTTAGTGCTGCCCAAGGGCGATCGAGTGCCCTATCTAAGCGGGCTGGGCGATGGTCCACGAGGCAAGCTCTACGAGACGCTTGCATGCATGCGCTTCCTTTTGCGAACCATCCAGCCACATTCGGAGTGGCATACCTACTTGAAGCGGCAGATCAATACGTTTCCAGCGTCTGACCTTGTTTCCTTGGAAGCTGCAGGCTTCCCGACCGACTGGCAAACAAGACCTCTATGGAACTAG
- a CDS encoding sensor domain-containing diguanylate cyclase, whose protein sequence is MRTPSFSGPTHARQAIRARSYLLAAATNLLALMLMLAWYGLGMLRGRVFGLILVTTLLLLAFIAWLFHAGRDSPRNDARLTLAQMAAASVAVLGAAYAAEGGRAVFLVLLVIVCLFGALGLRIRTLMVHALCVVAGYALVVGLLHRFRPHALDLRLELINLFVFGVSMPWFALMAGYVSELRERLMKAFRTVAESERTLAEAQRLAQFGSWTFDPARQETTGSEQTRRILGLDPGERVIGDAGFLALVHEEDRERYLRLIQDALVRGQEFDTECRVSLPAGGVRWIHALARPIARAAGGPAVLQGLVMDITRRKTHEDQIRRLAHFDALTGLPNRNLLMQLLRQVVARAQLGTPLAVLFIDLDGFKAVNDSLGHETGDALLVAFAQRLKHALRPSDVAARLGGDEFVVVVEAFESRASVEALAGRIVRCGALPFQVNGHGCRVSASIGIALHGPACADIDRLVKAADTAMYAAKREGKNGFRFHDPVALA, encoded by the coding sequence ATGCGCACGCCCTCTTTCTCCGGTCCGACCCATGCCCGCCAAGCGATCCGGGCAAGAAGCTACCTCCTGGCGGCGGCCACGAACCTGCTGGCCCTGATGCTCATGCTGGCTTGGTATGGACTGGGCATGCTGCGCGGCCGGGTGTTCGGGCTCATCCTGGTGACGACGCTGCTGTTGCTGGCCTTCATCGCATGGCTTTTCCACGCCGGGCGAGACTCTCCCCGCAACGATGCCCGCCTCACCCTGGCGCAGATGGCGGCGGCATCGGTGGCCGTGCTTGGCGCGGCCTATGCCGCCGAAGGCGGCCGGGCCGTGTTTCTCGTGCTGCTGGTGATCGTGTGCCTGTTCGGCGCCCTGGGCCTGCGCATCCGCACGCTCATGGTCCACGCGTTGTGCGTCGTCGCGGGTTATGCGCTGGTCGTCGGCCTGCTGCACCGATTCCGTCCCCACGCGCTGGATCTGCGGCTGGAGCTCATCAACTTGTTCGTCTTCGGCGTGAGCATGCCGTGGTTCGCCTTGATGGCCGGTTACGTGAGCGAACTGCGCGAACGCCTCATGAAAGCCTTCCGCACCGTCGCCGAGAGCGAACGCACCCTGGCCGAGGCCCAGCGCCTCGCGCAATTCGGCAGCTGGACCTTCGATCCGGCGCGCCAGGAAACCACCGGTTCGGAACAGACCCGCCGGATCTTGGGGCTCGATCCCGGCGAGCGCGTGATCGGCGATGCGGGTTTCCTGGCGCTGGTGCACGAGGAAGACCGCGAACGCTACCTGCGCCTGATCCAGGACGCGCTGGTCCGGGGCCAGGAGTTCGACACCGAATGCCGCGTTTCCCTGCCGGCGGGCGGCGTGCGCTGGATCCATGCGCTCGCACGGCCGATCGCACGCGCCGCGGGTGGGCCGGCGGTGCTGCAAGGCCTGGTGATGGACATCACCCGGCGCAAGACGCACGAGGATCAGATCCGTCGCCTGGCGCATTTCGACGCCCTGACCGGCCTGCCCAACCGCAACCTGCTGATGCAACTGCTGCGCCAGGTCGTCGCCAGGGCACAGCTCGGCACGCCACTGGCGGTGCTGTTCATCGACCTCGACGGCTTCAAGGCCGTGAACGACTCGCTGGGCCACGAGACCGGAGACGCCTTGCTCGTCGCTTTCGCGCAGCGTCTGAAACACGCGTTGCGTCCGTCGGACGTGGCCGCCCGGCTGGGCGGCGACGAGTTCGTGGTCGTCGTCGAAGCATTCGAGTCGCGCGCCAGCGTCGAGGCCTTGGCCGGACGCATCGTGCGCTGCGGCGCGCTGCCCTTCCAGGTCAACGGCCACGGTTGCCGGGTCTCGGCGAGCATCGGCATCGCCTTGCACGGCCCGGCGTGCGCCGACATCGACCGCCTCGTCAAGGCCGCCGACACCGCCATGTACGCGGCCAAGCGGGAGGGCAAGAACGGTTTCCGCTTCCACGATCCGGTCGCCCTGGCCTGA
- a CDS encoding CHC2 zinc finger domain-containing protein produces MAFVRDRLPEAIPYFESEGLRLTGPGKWKTAKCDFHGGSDSMRINTETGAFVCMSGCGAKGGDVVAYRMLIAGVDFVQACKDLDAWQENDRPSRMKPLPFSAREALSVLRFEALLAAVAAGNIAKGVVLTDDDRQRLLQAASRIEYIAEEVG; encoded by the coding sequence ATGGCCTTCGTTCGTGACCGCCTGCCGGAGGCTATTCCCTACTTCGAGAGCGAAGGTCTGCGCCTCACAGGCCCTGGCAAGTGGAAGACCGCGAAATGCGATTTCCACGGCGGCAGCGACTCGATGCGCATTAACACGGAGACGGGTGCATTCGTCTGCATGAGCGGCTGCGGCGCCAAAGGCGGCGACGTCGTGGCGTACCGCATGCTCATCGCCGGCGTCGACTTCGTGCAGGCCTGCAAGGACCTCGACGCCTGGCAGGAGAACGACCGGCCATCCCGCATGAAGCCGCTGCCGTTCTCGGCGCGGGAAGCACTGTCCGTGCTGCGCTTCGAAGCGCTGCTGGCTGCTGTCGCCGCTGGCAACATCGCGAAGGGCGTTGTCCTGACCGATGACGACCGACAGCGACTCCTGCAGGCCGCCTCACGCATCGAATACATCGCGGAGGAAGTCGGATGA
- a CDS encoding AlpA family phage regulatory protein, translating into MNQSQTPVQQPADERLLRLPEVLTRIPVSPSTWWDGVKAGRFPAGVKLGPKLTVWRASTIDSLIRSL; encoded by the coding sequence ATGAACCAATCTCAGACTCCCGTTCAGCAGCCTGCCGATGAGCGGCTGCTGCGTCTCCCCGAGGTCTTGACCCGCATTCCAGTGTCGCCTTCGACATGGTGGGACGGCGTCAAGGCAGGTCGTTTTCCAGCGGGCGTGAAGCTTGGCCCGAAGCTGACCGTATGGCGCGCTTCCACGATCGACAGCCTGATCCGTTCTCTCTGA
- a CDS encoding helicase RepA family protein codes for MTPRAKTYEETAAVFDHPLRSAPGPALPMRRLIYQLAQDLPDEPEFEDELVEGLIGRQAMSVIYGDSNSGKTFLAIDLAASVCLGTPWMGRNVEPSLVVYLATEAPRSVRERLKAYHRHHECKVPMLAIVASPVNLFDTDGDTKALIALVKELETEHGMTCGLVIGDTLARLSAGANENSGEDMGVVVKHVDRIRAETGAHFMLIHHSGKDAARGMRGWSGLRAATDTEIEVTSDELAGTRTAEITKQRDMGGKGDRIGFRLETIDMGPGKWGKQRTSCVVEPTIAADKPARGKRPSEVAGAITEFLTVRGSGCLRGALVKHFDGRYPSTSVYREINKMLDAGLLIESVGIVALPGRPGVNP; via the coding sequence ATGACGCCGCGCGCCAAGACGTACGAGGAGACAGCGGCGGTCTTCGATCACCCACTGCGATCCGCGCCTGGCCCTGCGCTTCCAATGCGGCGCCTGATCTACCAGCTGGCCCAGGATCTGCCGGACGAGCCGGAGTTCGAGGACGAACTGGTCGAGGGCCTGATCGGCCGCCAAGCCATGTCCGTGATCTACGGCGACAGCAACAGCGGGAAGACCTTCCTGGCGATCGACTTGGCCGCATCCGTGTGTCTGGGCACGCCGTGGATGGGCCGGAACGTCGAGCCGTCGCTGGTGGTGTACCTGGCCACCGAAGCGCCGCGCTCAGTGCGCGAGCGCTTGAAGGCCTACCACCGGCACCACGAATGCAAGGTGCCGATGCTGGCCATCGTCGCGTCACCAGTGAACCTGTTCGACACTGACGGCGACACCAAGGCGCTCATCGCGCTCGTGAAGGAACTGGAGACCGAACACGGCATGACCTGTGGCTTGGTCATCGGCGACACCCTTGCGCGCCTGAGCGCTGGCGCGAACGAGAACAGCGGGGAGGACATGGGCGTGGTCGTGAAGCACGTCGACCGCATCCGCGCGGAGACGGGCGCGCACTTCATGCTCATCCACCACTCGGGCAAGGACGCGGCGCGCGGCATGCGCGGCTGGAGCGGCCTGCGTGCGGCGACCGACACCGAGATCGAGGTGACCTCCGACGAGCTCGCTGGCACGCGCACCGCCGAGATCACGAAGCAGCGTGACATGGGAGGGAAGGGCGATCGCATCGGCTTCCGCCTGGAGACCATCGACATGGGCCCGGGGAAATGGGGGAAGCAGCGCACGTCGTGCGTCGTCGAACCCACCATTGCCGCCGACAAGCCGGCGCGCGGCAAGCGGCCCAGCGAGGTCGCGGGAGCCATTACCGAGTTCCTGACGGTGCGCGGCAGTGGATGCCTTCGTGGAGCTTTGGTGAAGCATTTCGACGGCAGGTACCCGAGCACGTCGGTCTATCGCGAGATCAACAAGATGCTCGACGCCGGCCTCTTGATCGAGTCCGTTGGCATCGTCGCGCTACCAGGCCGCCCGGGGGTGAATCCTTGA
- a CDS encoding DUF5681 domain-containing protein — protein MPAWKPGQSGNPSGRASKGTIEARVALRQNILDRMPAVVEKLLALAQEGDVQAARTLMERVLPSVKPESLPVLLDMAGATTATEQSALIVKAIVCGQIAPDVGSDLLAGIANAARIADFDQVAADVRQLREELSKR, from the coding sequence ATGCCTGCTTGGAAGCCAGGCCAGTCCGGCAACCCGTCAGGCCGAGCGAGCAAGGGCACGATCGAGGCCCGTGTCGCCCTGCGCCAGAACATTCTGGATCGCATGCCTGCCGTCGTAGAAAAACTGCTTGCCCTGGCTCAAGAGGGTGACGTGCAGGCCGCGCGCACGCTCATGGAGCGCGTGCTGCCATCGGTGAAGCCTGAGAGCCTGCCGGTCCTGCTGGACATGGCTGGCGCGACCACTGCGACCGAGCAATCCGCCCTGATCGTCAAGGCGATCGTGTGCGGACAGATCGCACCCGACGTTGGCTCTGACCTGCTTGCCGGCATCGCCAACGCCGCACGAATCGCTGACTTCGATCAAGTCGCAGCGGACGTGCGTCAACTTCGTGAGGAGCTGAGCAAGAGATGA
- a CDS encoding Rrf2 family transcriptional regulator, protein MRLTTKGRLAVVAMIDVALHHKAGPIALGVISRRQSISISYLEQMFSDLRRHDLVASTRGPGGGYTLGRASEEITVADILFAVNGPPAEARRAGTDKKAGPTQAERCTTPELWDSLNRNVVEFLDSITLRKLADDQIASGVPMLDREPARKIEPVRRPVKPTRPNAPNSVFELSKFGRLA, encoded by the coding sequence ATGAGACTCACCACCAAGGGCCGTCTGGCCGTCGTCGCGATGATCGACGTCGCGCTCCACCACAAGGCCGGACCGATCGCGCTGGGCGTGATCAGCCGCCGCCAGAGCATCTCCATCTCCTACCTCGAGCAGATGTTCTCGGACCTGCGTCGCCACGACCTCGTCGCCTCGACGCGGGGGCCCGGCGGCGGCTACACCCTGGGCCGGGCGAGCGAGGAGATCACGGTCGCCGACATCCTGTTCGCGGTGAACGGCCCGCCCGCCGAGGCACGTCGCGCCGGCACGGACAAGAAGGCCGGCCCGACGCAGGCCGAGCGCTGCACCACGCCGGAACTGTGGGATTCGCTCAACCGCAACGTGGTCGAGTTCCTGGACTCCATCACCTTGCGCAAGCTGGCGGACGACCAGATCGCGTCGGGCGTCCCGATGCTCGACCGCGAACCTGCGCGCAAGATAGAACCGGTACGCCGTCCCGTCAAACCGACACGGCCCAACGCGCCCAACTCGGTCTTCGAACTGAGCAAGTTCGGCCGTCTGGCCTGA